A genome region from Arachidicoccus soli includes the following:
- the proS gene encoding proline--tRNA ligase: protein MSKEITSRAQDYSQWYNDLVIKGELADYSAVRGCMVIKPYGFALWENMRDVLDKMFKDTGHVNAYFPLFVPKSLFEAEEKNAEGFAKECAVVTHYRLKTDPDNKGKLIVDPEAKLEEELVVRPTSEAIIWNTYKTWIQSYRDLPILVNQWANVVRWEMRTRLFLRTAEFLWQEGHTAHATKEEALEESEKMLHVYADFVENYMALPVIKGVKTASERFAGAEDTYCIEALMQDGKALQAGTSHFLGQNFAKAFEVKFSDKENKLDYVWATSWGVSTRLIGALIMAHSDDEGLILPPKIAPLQVVIVPIYKGIEQKASIDKKVNDIITALKAKNIRVKYDDTENSRPGWKFAEYEKKGVPVRLAIGARDLENNVIEVARRDTKEKGSYSLDNITETIENLLTEIHQNMFKKAMTFRDEHITKVDTWDEFVKTLDEKTGFISAHWDGTAETEDKIKELTKATIRCIPLNNIQESGNCVLTGNPSTQRVLFARAY, encoded by the coding sequence ATGAGCAAAGAAATCACATCGCGCGCCCAGGATTATTCACAATGGTATAATGATCTAGTTATTAAAGGCGAATTAGCCGATTATAGTGCCGTACGTGGTTGTATGGTGATAAAACCTTATGGATTTGCACTATGGGAGAATATGCGGGATGTCTTAGATAAGATGTTTAAAGATACAGGTCATGTGAATGCATATTTCCCATTATTTGTCCCTAAAAGCTTATTTGAAGCTGAAGAGAAAAATGCAGAGGGTTTTGCAAAAGAATGTGCCGTGGTTACGCATTACAGGTTGAAAACCGACCCCGATAACAAGGGTAAATTAATTGTTGACCCGGAGGCCAAACTGGAGGAAGAACTGGTTGTGCGTCCAACTTCAGAAGCGATTATTTGGAATACCTATAAAACCTGGATTCAATCTTATAGAGATTTGCCCATATTGGTCAACCAATGGGCCAATGTCGTTCGTTGGGAAATGCGTACCCGTTTGTTCTTGCGCACGGCAGAGTTTCTCTGGCAAGAGGGGCATACCGCCCATGCTACAAAAGAAGAAGCCTTAGAGGAGTCAGAGAAAATGCTGCACGTATATGCCGATTTTGTTGAAAATTATATGGCACTTCCGGTAATCAAAGGCGTAAAAACGGCGAGCGAGCGCTTTGCAGGGGCAGAAGATACTTATTGTATTGAAGCTTTAATGCAAGATGGGAAAGCTCTGCAGGCAGGAACTTCTCATTTTCTCGGGCAAAACTTTGCCAAAGCCTTTGAAGTAAAATTTAGTGACAAGGAAAATAAATTAGATTATGTCTGGGCGACCAGCTGGGGTGTTTCTACTCGTTTGATTGGAGCTTTAATTATGGCACACAGCGATGATGAGGGGTTGATTTTGCCTCCTAAAATTGCACCGCTTCAAGTGGTAATTGTGCCCATTTATAAGGGCATAGAGCAAAAGGCCAGCATCGATAAAAAGGTAAACGATATAATTACGGCTTTAAAAGCAAAGAATATTCGTGTAAAATATGATGACACGGAAAATAGCCGCCCTGGATGGAAATTTGCAGAATATGAAAAGAAAGGCGTTCCCGTTCGTTTGGCAATCGGTGCAAGAGATTTAGAAAACAATGTAATTGAAGTAGCACGCAGAGATACGAAAGAAAAAGGAAGCTATAGCTTAGATAATATTACAGAGACGATTGAAAACTTGTTGACAGAGATTCATCAGAATATGTTTAAAAAGGCAATGACTTTTAGGGATGAGCATATTACAAAAGTGGATACTTGGGATGAGTTTGTAAAGACTTTGGACGAAAAAACCGGTTTTATTTCAGCTCATTGGGATGGTACAGCTGAGACAGAAGATAAAATAAAAGAATTAACGAAAGCCACTATTCGTTGTATTCCGTTGAACAATATACAAGAAAGCGGCAATTGTGTTTTGACAGGAAACCCAAGCACACAAAGGGTTTTGTTTGCAAGGGCGTATTGA
- a CDS encoding S9 family peptidase, translating into MKKLCMLLLIVASAIQLQAQNVEKANYDLAAKFSPNRQQKMIFTLKVSPHWLKNGNRFWYQFETTNGKKWYLVDCDNRTKKPLFDEQKVIAKVSEIVEEPFSPQHFPIDSLQFLEDQNAIRFQIKSTKDELIKDTSTHKKGEKQKTKKKVYYFQFDIGNNTLTELKEFNRPLPNQRWASISPDRQTIIFVKHYNLYWMDKANYDKALKDDKDSSIIEHAITTDGELYYTYGGNPSNIGTDNVEMEKNKDKRSRPYIFWSPDSKHFALIREDQRKVKDLWVVHNMEEPRPTLETYKYAMPGDTSMPQDHLLIFDVANKSHLEIDASAYKDQTLNIQNKPFLATARDEEYTPLIWSGDNSHFYVTRQDRPMKRIDMLDVNINSLKVKSIIQERMNSSLEAQDLGVIDGGKELIEWSERSGWAQFYLYKGDGSFEHAITQGDFHCNSIEKIDEKNRVLYFTANGKEGGENPYYMHFYRVNLDGSGLKLLNKGDFDHAISMNDNEQFFIDNYSRVNSVPQSALYDGSGNRIMLLETADLSAYFAAGYKFPQPFSVKAADGITDLYGVLYKPFDFDSTKKYPLVEYVYPGPQTEVVNTSFTPVNDRTDRLAQIGLIVITVGNRGGSPMRSKWYHNFGYGNLRDYGLADKKTAAEEIADRFKFIDLDKLGIYGHSGGGFMTAAAMFTYPDFFKVGVSSSGNHDNRIYNSWWSEKHHGIQEKISEKGDTTFEFKIATNPEIAKNLKGHLLLSTGGIDDNVHPANTFRVADALIKANKRFDLVFLPNQRHHYGDMQEYFFWRLADYFSDWLIGDFSHSNQVDMVEAQKDLPKED; encoded by the coding sequence ATGAAAAAATTATGTATGCTACTGCTGATAGTAGCCTCAGCCATTCAATTGCAAGCACAAAATGTAGAAAAAGCAAATTATGATTTAGCGGCAAAGTTCTCTCCAAATCGTCAGCAGAAAATGATTTTCACTTTAAAAGTCAGCCCACACTGGCTAAAAAATGGTAATCGGTTCTGGTATCAGTTTGAAACGACAAATGGTAAAAAATGGTACTTGGTAGATTGTGACAACAGAACCAAGAAACCATTATTTGATGAACAAAAAGTGATCGCTAAAGTTTCTGAAATAGTGGAAGAGCCCTTTAGCCCGCAACATTTTCCTATAGATAGTTTGCAGTTTTTGGAAGATCAAAATGCTATTCGTTTTCAAATAAAATCTACCAAAGATGAGCTTATAAAAGATACTTCTACACATAAAAAAGGGGAGAAGCAAAAGACAAAGAAAAAGGTATATTATTTTCAATTTGATATTGGCAATAATACATTGACTGAGCTGAAGGAATTTAATCGACCCTTACCTAACCAACGCTGGGCAAGTATTTCACCTGATCGGCAGACCATAATTTTTGTAAAGCATTACAATTTATATTGGATGGATAAAGCCAATTACGACAAGGCTTTAAAAGATGACAAAGACAGCAGTATTATTGAGCATGCCATTACAACTGACGGGGAATTGTATTACACTTATGGCGGAAATCCCAGTAACATTGGTACGGATAATGTAGAGATGGAAAAAAATAAAGACAAAAGAAGCCGCCCTTATATTTTTTGGTCTCCTGATTCAAAACATTTTGCATTGATTCGGGAGGATCAAAGAAAGGTAAAAGATTTATGGGTTGTGCATAATATGGAGGAGCCCAGGCCAACTTTAGAGACCTATAAATATGCGATGCCCGGAGATACATCTATGCCCCAAGATCATTTATTAATATTTGACGTTGCCAATAAATCACATCTTGAAATAGATGCCAGCGCCTACAAGGATCAAACTTTAAACATTCAAAATAAACCTTTCTTAGCAACTGCAAGAGACGAAGAATATACACCCCTCATATGGTCTGGTGATAATAGCCATTTTTATGTGACCCGCCAGGATAGGCCTATGAAAAGAATAGATATGTTGGATGTAAATATTAATTCCCTTAAGGTTAAATCCATAATTCAGGAAAGAATGAATAGTTCCTTAGAAGCGCAGGATCTGGGTGTGATTGATGGAGGGAAAGAATTAATTGAGTGGAGCGAACGTAGTGGATGGGCGCAATTTTATTTATACAAAGGTGATGGTAGTTTTGAGCATGCAATTACACAGGGTGATTTTCACTGTAATAGTATTGAAAAGATTGATGAGAAAAACCGTGTATTATATTTTACAGCCAATGGAAAAGAAGGCGGTGAGAACCCTTATTATATGCACTTCTACCGGGTAAATTTGGATGGCTCCGGACTGAAATTATTAAATAAAGGAGATTTTGATCATGCAATAAGTATGAATGATAATGAGCAATTTTTTATCGATAACTATTCCCGCGTCAATTCTGTTCCCCAATCTGCTTTATATGATGGTTCGGGAAATAGAATCATGCTTTTAGAGACGGCAGACCTATCCGCATATTTTGCTGCCGGATACAAATTTCCACAGCCTTTTTCTGTGAAAGCTGCGGATGGCATCACTGATTTATATGGCGTACTATATAAACCATTTGATTTTGACAGCACAAAAAAATATCCTTTGGTAGAATACGTTTATCCCGGTCCACAAACAGAAGTGGTGAATACATCCTTTACACCGGTAAATGATCGTACTGACAGATTAGCCCAAATAGGACTGATCGTCATTACTGTAGGAAACCGAGGAGGAAGCCCTATGCGGTCAAAATGGTATCATAATTTTGGTTATGGTAATTTGCGTGATTATGGATTAGCTGATAAGAAGACGGCAGCTGAAGAAATTGCTGACAGATTTAAATTTATAGATTTAGATAAGTTGGGAATTTATGGACATTCAGGCGGGGGGTTTATGACAGCGGCGGCCATGTTTACTTATCCTGACTTTTTTAAAGTAGGTGTTTCTTCCTCTGGAAATCATGATAATAGAATTTATAACTCCTGGTGGAGTGAAAAGCACCATGGTATTCAGGAAAAAATCAGCGAAAAGGGAGACACCACTTTTGAATTTAAAATTGCCACCAACCCAGAGATCGCTAAAAATTTAAAAGGCCACCTCTTGCTAAGTACCGGCGGTATTGATGACAATGTGCATCCGGCGAATACTTTTAGAGTGGCTGATGCTTTAATTAAAGCCAACAAGCGTTTTGATTTGGTATTCTTGCCTAACCAAAGGCATCACTACGGAGATATGCAGGAATATTTTTTCTGGCGTTTGGCAGACTACTTCAGCGATTGGCTGATCGGAGATTTTTCTCATTCAAATCAAGTTGATATGGTTGAAGCACAGAAAGACTTACCTAAAGAGGATTGA
- the pyrF gene encoding orotidine-5'-phosphate decarboxylase, with protein sequence MNKHALVAAIKEKKSYLCVGLDTDITRLPKHLQSSPNAVVKFNKAIIDATKDACVSYKINTAFYEAQGLKGWEAMQETLHYIPRTHFTIADAKRGDIGNTSAQYAKTFFETLPFDAITVAPYMGEDSIRPFLEYENKVTIVLGLTSNKGAENFELQKLYGGKPLYEEILTTVASWGTPDNLMFVVGATQAKSFLHIRQIIPDHFLLVPGIGAQGGSLKEVSHFGLNSDGGLLVNASRAIIYASSGEDFADAAQKIALNYHEEMRPFL encoded by the coding sequence ATGAACAAACATGCTTTAGTTGCAGCCATTAAAGAAAAGAAGTCTTATCTGTGCGTCGGTTTAGATACGGATATTACTAGACTTCCAAAACACTTGCAATCGTCACCCAATGCGGTAGTAAAATTTAATAAAGCTATTATTGATGCCACCAAAGATGCTTGTGTAAGTTATAAAATAAATACGGCTTTTTATGAAGCCCAAGGATTGAAAGGTTGGGAAGCAATGCAAGAGACATTACATTATATTCCAAGAACACATTTTACAATCGCTGATGCAAAAAGAGGTGATATTGGCAATACTTCAGCACAATATGCGAAGACTTTTTTTGAGACTTTACCTTTTGATGCGATTACTGTAGCGCCTTATATGGGGGAAGATAGCATACGACCATTTCTGGAATATGAAAATAAAGTTACAATAGTGCTGGGGCTTACGTCTAATAAAGGTGCTGAAAATTTTGAATTACAAAAATTATACGGTGGAAAGCCATTGTATGAGGAGATTTTAACAACGGTCGCAAGTTGGGGGACTCCTGATAATTTAATGTTTGTGGTAGGTGCTACGCAAGCCAAATCTTTCTTGCATATCAGACAAATTATTCCGGATCATTTTTTATTAGTTCCCGGTATAGGTGCACAGGGAGGCAGCTTGAAGGAAGTTTCACACTTTGGCCTAAATAGCGATGGAGGCTTGTTGGTGAATGCTAGCCGTGCAATTATTTATGCATCTTCCGGGGAAGACTTTGCGGATGCGGCGCAAAAAATTGCTTTGAACTATCATGAAGAAATGAGACCTTTTTTATAA